One region of Burkholderia cepacia ATCC 25416 genomic DNA includes:
- a CDS encoding YciI family protein — MKYYLCKFIPPRPDFLATMSDDELKLMKRHGAFLDELFAQGVIVAHGPVIDDTGGYGVSLYQIPDEDDIAAFTSQDPIVQNGVGHYEHYVMLRLTSHN; from the coding sequence ATGAAATATTACCTGTGCAAGTTCATTCCTCCGCGACCCGACTTTCTCGCGACAATGTCGGACGACGAGTTGAAGTTGATGAAGCGACATGGCGCCTTTCTCGATGAGTTGTTCGCGCAAGGCGTGATCGTGGCACACGGTCCTGTGATTGATGACACTGGTGGCTATGGTGTCTCCCTCTACCAAATTCCGGACGAGGATGACATTGCCGCTTTCACCTCACAAGATCCCATCGTGCAAAACGGCGTCGGTCACTACGAGCACTACGTCATGCTGCGTTTGACATCGCACAACTGA
- a CDS encoding VOC family protein yields MIEFKWDHLQLCSADAEATAAWFARCLNAEIVRRPGRVDLRIGAINLFITALPDACPAIVPDGARMQGIDHLGVLVEDLDAAYAHLVDNGAEIVQPVTRIRAGVRGCFVRAPGDILVEVLERRPAEMTFN; encoded by the coding sequence ATGATCGAATTCAAATGGGATCACCTGCAACTCTGCTCGGCTGATGCCGAGGCCACCGCCGCGTGGTTCGCGCGCTGCCTGAACGCCGAAATTGTGCGGCGCCCCGGCCGCGTCGACCTGCGGATCGGGGCGATCAACCTCTTCATCACGGCGCTGCCGGACGCATGTCCGGCGATCGTGCCGGACGGCGCGCGCATGCAAGGGATCGACCACTTGGGCGTGCTTGTCGAGGATCTGGATGCGGCTTACGCGCATCTGGTCGACAACGGCGCGGAGATCGTCCAGCCCGTCACGCGGATCCGCGCCGGCGTGCGCGGCTGTTTCGTGCGCGCGCCCGGCGACATCCTCGTCGAGGTGCTGGAGCGGCGCCCGGCCGAGATGACATTCAACTGA
- a CDS encoding SDR family oxidoreductase produces the protein MKIQGSVALVTGANRGLGAAFTRALLTAGAAKVYAAAREASTVTASGVVPVRLDVTRADQVEALARELGDVSLLVNNAGIGGSGAVLAPSSIDMLRQQFETNAVGPLRMAQAFAPILAASGSSAMINVISALSWATLPGITGSYSASKAAAWALSNAMRQELSAQGTEVLSLHVAFMDTDMARGVPGPKASPDEVARMALAALEAGHSELLADEVTRSVHAGLTAVPPMYLGMLG, from the coding sequence ATGAAAATCCAAGGTTCTGTCGCGCTCGTTACGGGTGCCAATCGCGGACTGGGTGCAGCCTTCACCCGCGCCTTGCTTACCGCTGGCGCGGCCAAGGTCTATGCAGCAGCGCGCGAAGCGTCCACCGTCACCGCATCTGGCGTGGTGCCCGTACGGCTCGACGTGACTCGCGCCGATCAGGTCGAAGCGCTCGCCCGCGAATTGGGCGACGTCAGCTTGCTGGTGAACAACGCCGGCATCGGAGGCTCCGGCGCAGTGCTTGCACCATCATCGATCGATATGCTGCGACAGCAGTTCGAGACAAATGCCGTGGGGCCGTTACGGATGGCGCAAGCGTTCGCGCCGATCCTGGCGGCGTCTGGCAGTAGTGCCATGATCAATGTCATTTCCGCGCTCAGTTGGGCGACTCTGCCAGGCATTACCGGCAGTTACAGCGCATCGAAGGCCGCCGCTTGGGCCTTGAGTAACGCGATGCGGCAGGAATTAAGTGCCCAAGGCACAGAAGTTCTTTCGCTGCATGTCGCCTTCATGGATACCGACATGGCGCGGGGCGTACCCGGCCCCAAGGCTTCCCCAGACGAGGTTGCGCGTATGGCTCTCGCCGCATTAGAGGCCGGTCACTCAGAACTCTTGGCGGATGAGGTTACCCGCAGCGTACATGCTGGCCTGACGGCAGTGCCACCGATGTATCTAGGAATGCTTGGATGA
- a CDS encoding mandelate racemase/muconate lactonizing enzyme family protein: MKIVTIEVIRISLAFDAGRRPVAAVEPTVADTYNAADRSLRRMESLLVRLTDDAGRVGWGEAFGHLINPVTFAALEGPVGRWFKGAEFEPTRHGIAALRDAADRALHAFGRTGPVLYALSAIDTALHDLAAQAAGVPLYRWLGGHRGEIDVYASLVNYDNDPDEVARHVRRASDEGFRRIKLHETQRAAIAAARAALPAGSELMVDVNCPWTASDALRHVSELADLRLGWIEEPVWPCDDADGIARVRGAGVPIAAGENASGVAGFRDLFERGALDVAQPSIAKIGGPTGIAEVIALAAEHGVRVVPHCFYYGAGLLATAHVVATLPDDVALEIPYLDWPERLHDGQRPGARLRLPDVPGLGFLPDEAVLARNTIAHATIG, from the coding sequence GTGAAAATCGTCACCATCGAAGTCATTCGCATCTCGCTCGCATTCGATGCGGGCCGCCGTCCCGTCGCCGCTGTTGAACCGACCGTCGCCGACACGTATAACGCCGCAGACCGCTCGCTGCGTCGCATGGAGTCGCTGCTGGTCAGGCTCACCGATGACGCAGGGCGCGTTGGCTGGGGCGAAGCATTCGGTCATCTGATCAATCCCGTCACGTTCGCCGCGCTCGAAGGCCCGGTTGGCCGTTGGTTCAAGGGCGCCGAATTCGAGCCGACGCGGCACGGGATCGCCGCATTGCGTGACGCGGCCGATCGCGCGCTGCATGCGTTCGGCCGCACCGGACCGGTGCTGTACGCATTGTCCGCGATCGACACGGCGCTGCACGACCTCGCCGCGCAGGCGGCCGGTGTGCCGCTATATCGTTGGCTCGGCGGCCATCGCGGGGAGATCGACGTGTATGCGAGCCTGGTCAACTACGACAACGACCCCGATGAAGTCGCGCGCCACGTGCGGCGGGCGTCGGACGAAGGGTTTCGGCGCATCAAGCTGCACGAGACGCAACGTGCGGCCATCGCGGCCGCGCGTGCGGCACTGCCGGCCGGCAGCGAACTGATGGTCGACGTGAACTGCCCGTGGACGGCGAGCGACGCGCTGCGGCATGTGAGCGAGCTGGCCGACCTGCGGCTCGGCTGGATCGAGGAACCGGTGTGGCCTTGCGACGACGCGGACGGCATCGCGCGTGTGCGCGGCGCCGGCGTGCCGATCGCGGCGGGCGAGAACGCGTCGGGCGTCGCGGGCTTTCGCGACCTGTTTGAACGCGGCGCGCTCGACGTCGCGCAGCCAAGCATCGCGAAGATCGGTGGACCGACCGGCATCGCGGAAGTGATCGCGCTTGCGGCGGAGCACGGCGTGCGGGTTGTGCCGCACTGTTTCTATTACGGAGCGGGGCTGCTGGCGACCGCGCACGTGGTCGCGACGCTACCGGACGATGTAGCGCTCGAAATTCCCTATCTCGACTGGCCCGAGCGGCTGCATGACGGGCAGCGGCCCGGGGCGCGGCTGCGCTTGCCCGATGTGCCCGGGCTTGGCTTCTTGCCGGACGAAGCAGTGCTGGCACGCAACACGATCGCGCACGCGACGATCGGTTGA
- a CDS encoding SDR family oxidoreductase, with translation MQAEKKIAAVTGAGTGIGQAAAVALAQAGFSVALLGRRIDPLLATQEIIELAGGVAAAIPTDVSDETSVDASFTRIAHDFGRLDVLFNNAGRNAGAVPLDDYSLEFWNDVVATNLTGVFLCARAAWRQMKRQTPQGGRIINNGSISAHTPRPHTIAYTATKHAVLGITRSLALDGRPFNIACGQIDIGNAATSLTERMDSGVLQADGRIAPEPRVDVVHVASAIVQMASLPLEANILNMTIMASAMPFVGRG, from the coding sequence ATGCAGGCAGAGAAAAAAATCGCGGCGGTGACGGGTGCCGGCACCGGCATCGGACAGGCCGCTGCGGTAGCGCTCGCGCAAGCCGGCTTCAGCGTCGCGCTGCTCGGCCGGCGCATCGATCCGCTACTCGCGACGCAAGAGATCATCGAGCTGGCCGGGGGCGTCGCAGCGGCGATTCCAACCGACGTGTCCGACGAAACGTCGGTCGATGCGAGCTTCACGCGGATTGCGCATGACTTCGGCCGCCTCGACGTGCTGTTCAACAACGCGGGCCGCAACGCAGGCGCCGTGCCGCTCGACGATTATTCGCTTGAGTTCTGGAACGACGTGGTCGCCACCAACCTGACCGGCGTGTTCCTGTGCGCCCGCGCCGCGTGGCGCCAGATGAAGCGCCAGACGCCGCAAGGCGGCCGCATCATCAACAACGGTTCGATCTCCGCGCACACGCCGCGCCCGCACACGATCGCGTACACGGCCACGAAGCACGCGGTCCTCGGCATCACGCGTTCGCTTGCCCTCGACGGTCGACCGTTTAACATCGCCTGCGGCCAGATCGATATCGGCAACGCCGCGACCTCGCTCACGGAGCGCATGGACAGCGGCGTGCTGCAGGCCGACGGCCGCATCGCGCCCGAGCCGCGCGTCGACGTCGTGCATGTCGCGAGCGCGATCGTGCAGATGGCGAGCCTGCCGCTCGAAGCGAACATTCTGAACATGACGATCATGGCAAGCGCGATGCCCTTCGTCGGACGCGGCTGA
- a CDS encoding MFS transporter: MRGFDAHAGAARRSRVRYGVLSMLLVATVLNYVDRSALGIVAPALSKDLALTRVQMGELFAVFGLAYSIALLPAGVLADMLGSRVAYALSLVGWSLATLTQGLAHGYHMLLGSRLAMGALEAPAFPSNARAVTMWFPVQERGFATSVYVMGQYIGTPLFTGLLLWISSAFGWRTVFFATGAFGILFSVVWYRLYRDPSRHPRVNAAELQYITEGQPVVTARDRFDWCMALRLLGYRQILAICLGKFCNNTLLVFFTTWFMTYLVEERHMSMIKVGFFQAMPFIGATLGILIAGYLSDLCIRRGVSMSSSRKAPLVIGTFLGASIVLVNFVQSNALVIAILTVAFFAQGIGSMSWAAVSEIAPKRYVGLTSSITSLAANIAAVTTPLMIGYVTQHTGNFFWALNLMGAICLLGTLSYSVLLGKLSRIEL; the protein is encoded by the coding sequence ATGCGCGGGTTCGACGCGCACGCAGGCGCCGCCAGGCGATCGCGGGTGCGCTACGGCGTGCTGTCGATGCTGCTGGTGGCCACCGTCCTCAACTACGTCGATCGCTCGGCGCTCGGCATCGTCGCTCCGGCGTTGTCGAAGGATCTCGCGCTTACCCGCGTGCAGATGGGCGAGCTGTTCGCGGTGTTCGGCCTCGCATACTCTATCGCGCTGCTGCCGGCAGGCGTGCTCGCCGATATGCTGGGCTCGCGCGTCGCGTATGCGCTGTCGCTCGTCGGATGGTCGCTGGCGACGCTCACGCAAGGGCTCGCGCACGGCTATCACATGCTGCTCGGTTCGCGGCTAGCGATGGGCGCGCTCGAAGCGCCCGCGTTTCCGTCGAACGCGCGCGCCGTGACGATGTGGTTCCCGGTCCAGGAGCGTGGCTTCGCGACGAGCGTGTACGTGATGGGTCAGTACATCGGCACGCCGCTCTTCACCGGGCTGCTGCTGTGGATCTCATCCGCGTTCGGCTGGCGTACCGTGTTCTTCGCGACCGGCGCGTTCGGCATTCTGTTCAGCGTCGTCTGGTACCGGCTCTATCGCGATCCGTCGCGCCATCCACGCGTCAACGCGGCCGAGCTGCAGTACATCACCGAAGGGCAGCCGGTAGTGACCGCGCGCGACCGATTCGACTGGTGCATGGCGCTGCGCCTGCTGGGCTATCGGCAGATCCTCGCGATCTGTCTCGGCAAGTTCTGCAACAACACGCTGCTGGTGTTCTTCACGACCTGGTTCATGACCTACCTTGTCGAGGAACGGCACATGTCGATGATCAAGGTCGGTTTCTTCCAGGCGATGCCGTTCATCGGCGCGACGCTCGGTATCCTTATCGCGGGCTATTTGTCCGATCTCTGCATCCGGCGCGGCGTATCAATGTCGTCGTCGCGCAAGGCGCCCCTCGTGATCGGTACCTTCCTCGGCGCATCGATCGTGCTCGTCAATTTCGTGCAGTCGAACGCGCTGGTGATCGCGATCCTAACCGTCGCGTTCTTCGCACAGGGAATCGGCTCGATGTCGTGGGCGGCGGTGTCCGAGATCGCGCCGAAACGCTATGTCGGGCTCACCAGCAGCATCACGAGCCTCGCCGCGAATATCGCAGCCGTCACCACGCCGCTGATGATCGGCTACGTGACGCAGCACACCGGCAACTTTTTCTGGGCGCTGAACCTGATGGGTGCGATCTGCCTCCTCGGCACGCTGTCGTACTCGGTGCTGCTCGGCAAGCTGTCGCGTATCGAGCTCTGA
- a CDS encoding 2-hydroxyacid dehydrogenase — protein MPDNNRTQLLVARRVPAAVAARAAAEFNAYVTDADMDAPSVVEFCNRYETPAVLIGKKSGLQAEHIAALPPSVKIIANASAGYDHMDVAAARARGIAVSNAPDALTDCTADFTMLLVLAACRRASEYERIVRAGWGKSFGMTDMLGTRVNGKTLGIVGFGRIGRAVAQRARGFGMKIVYTDRRPAPPEIEAGARYCADLDTLLPQCDILTLHVPGGGTPLMTRREFGLLCAGAVFVNAARGSLVDEDALYDALTSHRLFAAGLDVYRNEPNIDPRIAALDNVFLSPHMASATVETRDQMGFTALDNVAAVLDGKGAPNAL, from the coding sequence ATGCCTGACAACAATCGCACCCAGCTGCTGGTTGCGCGACGCGTTCCCGCCGCGGTGGCCGCGCGTGCGGCGGCCGAATTCAACGCCTATGTAACCGACGCCGACATGGACGCGCCGTCCGTCGTCGAGTTCTGCAACCGCTACGAGACGCCGGCGGTGCTGATCGGCAAGAAATCGGGGCTGCAGGCCGAGCACATCGCAGCATTGCCGCCGAGCGTGAAGATCATCGCGAACGCGAGCGCCGGGTACGACCACATGGATGTCGCTGCCGCACGCGCACGCGGAATTGCGGTCAGCAACGCCCCCGATGCGCTGACCGACTGCACGGCCGATTTCACGATGCTGCTGGTGCTGGCCGCGTGCCGGCGTGCATCGGAGTACGAGCGTATCGTGCGCGCGGGGTGGGGAAAGTCGTTCGGCATGACCGACATGCTCGGCACGCGCGTGAACGGCAAGACGCTCGGAATCGTCGGTTTCGGGCGGATCGGCCGTGCGGTCGCGCAGCGCGCTCGCGGCTTCGGGATGAAGATCGTCTATACCGACCGGCGTCCCGCGCCGCCCGAGATCGAGGCCGGTGCACGCTATTGCGCGGATCTCGACACGCTGCTCCCGCAGTGCGACATCCTCACGCTGCACGTGCCCGGCGGCGGCACGCCGTTGATGACCCGCCGCGAATTCGGCTTGCTGTGCGCCGGTGCGGTATTCGTGAATGCGGCACGCGGCAGTCTCGTCGACGAGGATGCGCTTTACGATGCGTTGACGTCGCATCGGCTGTTCGCCGCAGGGCTCGACGTTTACCGGAACGAACCCAACATCGATCCGCGCATTGCCGCGCTCGACAATGTGTTTCTGTCGCCGCACATGGCGAGCGCAACCGTCGAGACGCGCGACCAGATGGGGTTTACCGCGCTCGACAACGTCGCGGCGGTGCTTGACGGGAAGGGGGCGCCGAACGCGCTGTGA
- a CDS encoding MFS transporter produces MKTRYRWWIGALLFGAGMLNYLDRAALSVVAPIIKRELGIDDAQMGILFSSFFIGYCVFCFVGGWAADRFGPRRVFACAAGVWSLFCGATALAGSFAHLLIVRVAFGIGEGPMGTTTNKAISNWFPRREAGRAVGWTNAGQPLGAAIAAPIVGLVALQFGWRVSFVVIATLGFVWLAAWWALFRDDPASHPRVSPEEVREIASDRTVGVSLDAHADERAARPLLRDLLSRPVLGVALAFFSFNYVLYFFLSWLPSYLTDYQHLNIKQMSVVGILPWLGATVGFVAGGTVSDRIYRRTGDVLFARKIVIVVGLAVAAACVLLASRVSSLGAAVTLIAIASLFAFMAPQACWSLLQEIVPRERVGSAGGFVHLLANLAGILSPSLTGWLVQYGGGYASAFVLAGASALAGAVILTFAVRARAVSQMRRAA; encoded by the coding sequence ATGAAAACGCGTTACCGCTGGTGGATCGGCGCGCTGCTGTTCGGCGCCGGCATGCTGAACTATCTCGATCGCGCGGCGCTGTCCGTCGTCGCGCCGATCATCAAGCGCGAACTCGGCATCGACGACGCGCAGATGGGTATCCTGTTCAGCAGCTTCTTCATCGGCTACTGCGTGTTTTGCTTCGTCGGCGGCTGGGCCGCGGACCGGTTCGGGCCGCGTCGCGTGTTCGCGTGCGCGGCGGGCGTGTGGTCTCTGTTCTGCGGCGCGACAGCGCTCGCCGGGTCGTTCGCGCACCTACTGATCGTGCGCGTCGCGTTCGGGATCGGCGAAGGGCCGATGGGGACGACCACCAACAAGGCGATCTCGAACTGGTTCCCGCGCCGCGAAGCGGGGCGCGCGGTCGGCTGGACCAACGCCGGGCAGCCGCTCGGTGCGGCGATCGCGGCGCCGATCGTCGGCCTGGTTGCGCTGCAGTTTGGCTGGCGCGTTTCGTTCGTCGTGATCGCCACGCTCGGCTTCGTGTGGCTGGCCGCGTGGTGGGCGTTGTTCCGCGACGATCCGGCGAGCCACCCGCGCGTGTCGCCGGAAGAGGTGCGCGAGATCGCATCCGACCGGACGGTCGGCGTCTCACTGGATGCGCATGCGGACGAGCGCGCCGCGCGTCCGCTGCTGCGCGATCTGCTGTCGCGGCCGGTGCTCGGCGTCGCGCTCGCGTTCTTCAGCTTCAACTACGTGCTCTATTTCTTCCTGTCATGGTTGCCCAGCTATCTCACCGACTACCAGCATCTAAACATCAAGCAGATGAGCGTCGTCGGGATTCTGCCCTGGCTCGGCGCGACCGTCGGTTTCGTGGCCGGCGGCACCGTGTCGGACCGCATCTACCGGCGCACCGGCGACGTGCTGTTCGCGCGCAAGATCGTGATCGTCGTCGGGCTGGCGGTGGCGGCGGCGTGCGTGCTGCTGGCGTCACGGGTGAGTTCGCTCGGCGCGGCCGTCACGTTGATCGCGATCGCAAGCCTTTTCGCGTTCATGGCACCGCAGGCTTGCTGGTCGTTGCTGCAGGAAATCGTGCCTCGCGAACGCGTCGGCTCGGCCGGCGGGTTCGTTCATCTGCTCGCGAATCTCGCAGGCATCCTGTCGCCAAGCTTGACCGGCTGGCTCGTCCAGTATGGTGGTGGGTATGCAAGTGCGTTCGTGCTTGCGGGCGCGTCGGCGCTCGCCGGTGCGGTTATCCTGACGTTCGCGGTGCGCGCGCGGGCCGTTTCGCAGATGCGCCGGGCCGCCTGA
- a CDS encoding citrate synthase family protein: MQNWITLTEAARRLGVRAQTVYAYASRGSIAVMQDPDDPRKSLYRAEDVVALCRKKQVGRKRAALAASTIFGAEPCIYSGITTFSKGRAWYRGRDSVQLADTATLEETAALLWQATTPVSFDPPALALPPGERDRQCAFTMLATLAAHGHSTLGRLDSALHIEAGQLVAIVSRAFGAHDDAGASPLHTHQRLAAGWGLDSHGADLLRRAMVLVADHEITSSAFAARITASTGASLAGCLLTGLATLSGPLHGDASGRVRAVFDDVQRLGAERVVDHHLKSAIPIPGFGHHLYPDGDPRADALLARLDPPTELAHFVDKVTTLTGQRPTIDVALAMLSVQLQLPRDAAFGLFSIARSVGLLAHCIEQLRVGKVIRPRSRYTGPTLDDRHLRPAADDDGKQTKVGVINKNRLFKVVE; encoded by the coding sequence ATGCAGAACTGGATCACCCTGACGGAAGCGGCGCGGCGGCTCGGCGTGCGGGCGCAGACCGTCTACGCGTACGCGAGCCGCGGCAGCATTGCCGTGATGCAGGATCCCGACGATCCGCGCAAGAGCCTGTATCGGGCCGAGGATGTGGTCGCGCTGTGCCGCAAGAAACAGGTCGGCCGCAAGCGAGCGGCGCTCGCGGCCAGCACGATCTTTGGCGCCGAGCCGTGCATCTACAGCGGCATCACCACGTTCTCGAAAGGACGCGCGTGGTATCGCGGGCGCGACAGCGTTCAGCTCGCAGACACCGCCACGCTCGAGGAGACGGCCGCGCTGCTCTGGCAGGCCACCACGCCCGTGTCGTTCGATCCGCCCGCGTTGGCACTACCGCCCGGCGAGCGAGACCGGCAATGCGCGTTCACCATGCTCGCGACGCTGGCCGCGCACGGGCACTCGACGCTCGGCCGTCTCGACAGCGCACTGCACATCGAGGCCGGGCAGCTCGTTGCGATCGTGTCGCGCGCGTTCGGCGCGCACGACGATGCCGGCGCAAGCCCGCTTCACACCCATCAGCGGCTCGCGGCCGGCTGGGGCCTCGACAGCCATGGCGCAGACCTGTTGCGCCGCGCGATGGTGCTGGTCGCCGATCACGAGATCACGAGTTCGGCATTTGCCGCGCGCATCACCGCATCGACCGGCGCGTCGCTGGCAGGCTGCCTGCTGACGGGGCTCGCGACGTTGTCGGGGCCGCTGCACGGCGACGCGTCGGGACGCGTACGTGCGGTGTTCGACGACGTGCAACGATTGGGTGCCGAGCGCGTCGTCGATCATCACCTGAAGTCCGCGATCCCGATTCCCGGTTTCGGCCATCATCTTTACCCCGACGGCGATCCGCGCGCGGACGCGCTGCTTGCGCGGCTCGATCCGCCGACGGAACTCGCGCACTTCGTCGACAAGGTCACGACGCTCACCGGCCAGCGGCCGACCATCGATGTCGCGCTGGCGATGCTGTCGGTGCAGCTTCAGTTGCCGCGCGATGCGGCGTTCGGGCTGTTCTCGATCGCGCGCAGCGTCGGACTGCTCGCACACTGCATCGAGCAGCTGCGCGTCGGCAAGGTGATCCGGCCGCGCAGCCGCTATACGGGGCCGACGCTCGACGATCGGCATCTGCGGCCCGCCGCTGACGACGACGGCAAACAGACGAAAGTCGGCGTGATCAACAAGAACCGCCTGTTCAAGGTGGTGGAGTAA